The DNA segment CAATTGGCACAATTTTGTATGTTGGTGGAATTGGTTCTGGTAACTACTCTAGCATCCAAGATGCTATAGATAATGCATCCGATGGTTATACAATCTATGTGTATAGTGGAATCTATTATGAAAACATTGTTATATATAAGTCAATTAATTTAACTGGAGAAAACATTAAAACAACCATAATTTATGGTAATGGTATTGATGACGTAATAAAAGTCACAGCTGATTATGTAAATATTAGTGGATTTACCATTAGACAGCCAGGTCCAATAAATTCAGTTCTTAAATACTGTTATCCTCAAACATCTCTTCAATACTTTGATATCACTGCATCTTCTTTGGATAATTTTAATGTTCGCTTTAGTCCAGAAAGTTTTTGTAAACTTGAAGAATGTTCTCTTATGCTCTATATAGAAGATGAAAGTTGGATTAATACCACAGAGGGTATAGAAGTTATAGTTTGGGATGATGATGGTTTTGGTTATCCTGATAATGAGCTTGCTAGAGTTCAAGTTCCCGCGTCGCAGATTAACTTGTATCCAAATTATACATACGTTGATCTTTCATATTTAAACCTTGTTTTTAATGGTGATTTTCATATTGGTTACAGTATGGTTAATCAAGCCGAAGATTACTATGCTATACTTTTTGATGATGTTAATCACAGTGAAAGTCGTAGTTCAGTATACTATGATGGGGCATGGTATAATCTTTCAGACATTATTTACGAAAATAACAATTTTAATATAACAGCGTACATAACTTATAGTGGAGTCGGTGTTAACCTAAGTCAGACAAACAACTCTGTTTTAAAAAATAATATAATTACCAAATGTAACCAAGGTGTTGTTTCATATGGTTATCTTTCTAGTGAATCCAAGTATCAAACTAATCTGATTTATCATAATAATTTTGTAGATAATACACAAAATGCTTACGATAGTACTACCAACAATTGGGATAATGGAACCCAGGGTAACTACTGGGATGATTACATAGGTGAAGATAACGATGGTGATGGCATTGGTGATACACCATATAGTATATCTGGTGGTGGTAATCAGGATCATTATCCATTGATGTATCCATTGGGTGAAAGTGGTATAGATATAAAAATAAAACTAGAACTACCTGCAAATGGTTCTACAGGTGTTAATATTAATCAATCCACAGTTAGTGCTTATATCAGTGCTTTGGCATATCATACATCAGGGAATGAGACCTCAGCTGCTTTAATTCCATTTAACTGGACTATAGAAGGCCAATATGTTAGTCCTAATGGTACAAACAAAGATACTGCTGGTAGAAAAACAGCTAATTTAACTACACCGCTTCCATATTCAACTGAAATCATTTGGTATGTTAACGTCACAGCAGGCGGTGTTCAAAGAAATGAAGTATTCAGATTTACAACCCAAGAGCCACCAAATCAACCACCTGTTGCAAACTTTACTTCTATAGTTAGAGATCTAACGTTGTTTTTTAATGCATCTCCATCAAGTGATAACGATGGAACAATAACTGCTTATGATTGGGATTTTGGTGATAATACAACTGGTACAGGAAAACTGACAAACCATACTTATGCAACCGATGGAACATACAATGTCACTCTTACAGTAACTGATGATGACGGAGCAACCGATAGTGTAACTAAAGAAATCGTAGTTATTAATAATCCACCTGTTGCAAATTTCTCATATGCAATAGTGGGTGGTACTACACATGTGCGTTTTGATGCATCAGCTTCTTATGATAAAAATGGAACTATTGTCAGTTATTTCTGGGAGTTTGGTGATGGTACAAATGCTACAGATACAGACCCATTTATTGATCATACTTATCCCAGGGATAATGCAATATATAAAATAAATTTAACAGTTACAGACAGCGCTGGGTTAACAAATACAACTTCAGAACTTGTGACATTTCCAGATATGAAAGGTCCAACGATAAAAATAGACCAGCCAATAAGAGGGCTTTATATAAAAGATAAACTTATAAGAAAATTCTTAATACGCCCGGCTTTGATCATCGGTGACATAACAATCAAGATTAATGCATCTGATAGTGGTTCAGGAATAAAATATGTGGAGCTATGGATTGGTAAAGAACTAAAAATAAATAGCACTACTGGGCAGTTCAACTACACATGGCATAGGGATAGGCTGAGACTAATACATCTATTCAGAATAAAAGTTGTTGCATATGACAATGAAGGTAATAGTGCAACTAAGACGATGATCGTCAGAAAATATCTATAAAAACCAAGCCACTTCACTCTTTTTTTTATTCTATTTTTTTGTTAAACTAGTTTAAATCAGGCTACAATCGTAAAACAACATTTATAAACTATTAAATTAAACAAATTTTAATAAAAACATGCTCAGAGACTGATAAGTATGAGAAAAAACATAATTACAATGTCAATAACAGGCATGCTTTTACTGTCAAGTTTCATAACAGTATCAGCTGCTTCTGGAGATTACATAATAGAAATAACAATAGGGAATATTACGCCAGTGAATGGGAGCATAGAAATTCCTATAGATCAAAAAAATGTGAGTGTTTATGTTGAAGCAGAAAAGATTTATTCTGAGTCAATATTCCCAGAATATGTAAATTTTTTATGGGAAATCGGTGGCAAAAATATTACAAAAAGTAACGGGGAAAACCATGATGGCTATGGCACAATAGTTGCTAATATCAGCGGACCTTTGTACACAAATACAAATATAACGTGGTATGTAAACGTGACTGTTATAGACGAGGATGTAATTTATTATAGAAATGAGACGTTTTGGTTTGTTACTTACAATGAGTTACCAGTTGCAGACTTTTCAAACACAACACATGGTTTGAAAGTTGATTTTGATGGTACACTATCTTATGATGTTGATGGAGCAATAGTAAACTACACTTGGTATTTTGGTGATGGATCAGAAGGCTATGGTAATAAGACTCAACATATATTTGGTTATAATGGAACCTATTTTGTTAGCCTCAATGTAACAGATGATGGTGGCAAATCAGATAACAAAACCGTACCTGTAACTGTTAAGGGTGTTACTGATACTATCCCGCCAACTATCCAGATAATACAACCAGAGCGTGCATTCTACATGGGAAACAAGAAAATAAGGCGATTTTTCTTCCGTATAGCTTTTGTCATTGGTAGTATAACAGTTGAGGTTAACGCATCTGATAGCGGGTCAGGAGTATCAAAGGTAGAATTCTATATCAATAATAAGTTAGTAAACACGAGTTATAAGCCAAACGAAGATGGGTTGTACACCTACAAATGGACAAAAGACAGAATACGGCTGATCCATCTGTTCAAAATAAGCGTTGTTGCATATGATAGATACAATAATACTGCATCTGATAGTATATTAGTAAAAAAAATCCTATAAACACAAACATCATTTTTCTTTTCTCTTTATTGTAAGATTTTTTATATGTTAAAATTTAAGAAAAAATATTTTTAAAATTTAAAAAGATATGTTTTAATTCATTCTTTTTCTGTTTAAATACAATATTATTGCCACGCTGCATAAAACAATTACGAGTTCAAACCCTGGGGTCTTCCCGTTTGTTTCTGAAGAAGTAGAAGATGCAACATCATATGATATAAGTTCTTTAAGCGATATCATACTCTCTTCATTATCATACATTATTTGTTTAACATCTTCTTTCACTTTCGGTGATATATATTGCAATGTATAACCTTGTTGTCCGACTTGACGGACTTTAATCTCATATGTTTCAAATGTTCCAGCTGCAGTTGTGATTGTTTTTTTACCCAAGCATTCATAGTTAGTGGTATCTGTACTGTTACTTGTAGTAGTTGTCGTATTGGTGTATCCTGGTTCTATATATTCATCATAAAAACTTCCAGATTCTGTTATAGTCGTTGTTGTTTCTGTTTTTATGGTATAAACCCAGTTGGTCCCAATATCTATAACATCTGGTTTTTCTCCAGAGATTACTCTTGAGATAGTTACTGAGTTTATTGTTTGATTTATTACAGTATCAGTTGTTTCTTCCTTTAGTTGATATTCTATATTCTGAACTGTTTTTGTAGTGTCACTATCTTTAGCTAAATATATCGTGCCTGTTACAGTACCAGAATCTTTTACGAAAACGAAAGATAGATCTTCTCCTGATTCGATATTATTTATGGATTCTATCTCCCCATTCATCTCAGCAACAAAAACCTCATAGTTTACACCATCAATGTCAACCGTGGTTTCACTTATTATTTTTTCATATCCTTAAATTTTACTGAGTGTTGCTCTCCACCGCTACCCCAATTCTCCAGCTGTGTTTCATGTATAACTACAGTCACAGCCTGAGCTGGTATACCAAAACCTGTGAAAACATCTGTGATCTTTTTTATAAGCTCAGGTTTACGTTCTTTTGGTAGCGGCCATGTCTCTATTGTTACTATAGGCATAAAATTTCCTCCTCCATCTTTATTTTCTTAGGTAGCATTTACGATATCTCTCCCAAACCTGGTTTATGTGCTCCTGTATCTCCTTTATCCTTTTTTCGTCTCTCTCTGGTTTAAAAAGATGCCTGAAACGGCCCTGTTGTTTCATCCACTCCTCAATAGGTTTAGGTTCTATTTTTTTCTCCAATATTAGTTTGCTTTTACCATTAAAAGTAACAACATCGTTTTCGCATTCATACAATGCCCATGCGCCTGTTTCTACAGCTAGTGCTCCTATCTCAACTGTTTTATCCATGCTGAAACGCCAACCTGGTGGGCATGGTGCAAGTATCTCAATGTATTTTGGTCCTTTGATGCTTTTAGCTTTTTTCACCTTGTTATATAAATCCTCTGGGTAGCTTACACAGGCTTGGGCAGAATATGGTATATGATGCGCCATTATTATGTCACCCATTTCTTTCCTAAACTCTGTTTTACCAGTTACTGTTGTTGTCGTCCAAGCAGCATATGGTGTTGCTCCGCTA comes from the Candidatus Thermoplasmatota archaeon genome and includes:
- a CDS encoding tautomerase family protein → MPIVTIETWPLPKERKPELIKKITDVFTGFGIPAQAVTVVIHETQLENWGSGGEQHSVKFKDMKK
- a CDS encoding thiamine pyrophosphate-dependent enzyme, with product MAIKDLPDIECVIPGSAACPGCPATLGLRMVFKALGKNTIMVVPACCTAVIESLYPNTSFDVPVMNIAFEAAAAGASGIEAALRKQGKKDTTVLAWAGDGGTYDIGIQALSGALERGTNFIYICYNNQIYSNTGIQRSGATPYAAWTTTTVTGKTEFRKEMGDIIMAHHIPYSAQACVSYPEDLYNKVKKAKSIKGPKYIEILAPCPPGWRFSMDKTVEIGALAVETGAWALYECENDVVTFNGKSKLILEKKIEPKPIEEWMKQQGRFRHLFKPERDEKRIKEIQEHINQVWERYRKCYLRK
- a CDS encoding PKD domain-containing protein, with amino-acid sequence MRKNIITMSITGMLLLSSFITVSAASGDYIIEITIGNITPVNGSIEIPIDQKNVSVYVEAEKIYSESIFPEYVNFLWEIGGKNITKSNGENHDGYGTIVANISGPLYTNTNITWYVNVTVIDEDVIYYRNETFWFVTYNELPVADFSNTTHGLKVDFDGTLSYDVDGAIVNYTWYFGDGSEGYGNKTQHIFGYNGTYFVSLNVTDDGGKSDNKTVPVTVKGVTDTIPPTIQIIQPERAFYMGNKKIRRFFFRIAFVIGSITVEVNASDSGSGVSKVEFYINNKLVNTSYKPNEDGLYTYKWTKDRIRLIHLFKISVVAYDRYNNTASDSILVKKIL
- a CDS encoding PKD domain-containing protein, encoding MSDDKMKKDILVIATIGILLASCFVITPLAEPEQHAPPIGTILYVGGIGSGNYSSIQDAIDNASDGYTIYVYSGIYYENIVIYKSINLTGENIKTTIIYGNGIDDVIKVTADYVNISGFTIRQPGPINSVLKYCYPQTSLQYFDITASSLDNFNVRFSPESFCKLEECSLMLYIEDESWINTTEGIEVIVWDDDGFGYPDNELARVQVPASQINLYPNYTYVDLSYLNLVFNGDFHIGYSMVNQAEDYYAILFDDVNHSESRSSVYYDGAWYNLSDIIYENNNFNITAYITYSGVGVNLSQTNNSVLKNNIITKCNQGVVSYGYLSSESKYQTNLIYHNNFVDNTQNAYDSTTNNWDNGTQGNYWDDYIGEDNDGDGIGDTPYSISGGGNQDHYPLMYPLGESGIDIKIKLELPANGSTGVNINQSTVSAYISALAYHTSGNETSAALIPFNWTIEGQYVSPNGTNKDTAGRKTANLTTPLPYSTEIIWYVNVTAGGVQRNEVFRFTTQEPPNQPPVANFTSIVRDLTLFFNASPSSDNDGTITAYDWDFGDNTTGTGKLTNHTYATDGTYNVTLTVTDDDGATDSVTKEIVVINNPPVANFSYAIVGGTTHVRFDASASYDKNGTIVSYFWEFGDGTNATDTDPFIDHTYPRDNAIYKINLTVTDSAGLTNTTSELVTFPDMKGPTIKIDQPIRGLYIKDKLIRKFLIRPALIIGDITIKINASDSGSGIKYVELWIGKELKINSTTGQFNYTWHRDRLRLIHLFRIKVVAYDNEGNSATKTMIVRKYL